The proteins below come from a single Panicum hallii strain FIL2 chromosome 7, PHallii_v3.1, whole genome shotgun sequence genomic window:
- the LOC112900477 gene encoding uncharacterized protein LOC112900477, translating into MSDLGPLSFYLGIEVHQDDSGITLRQTAYAKRVVELAGLTDCNPALTPMEERLKLSRDSKAKEVDATQYRRLVGSLRYLAHTWPDLAFSVGYVSRFMQRPTTEHQQAVKRIIRYVAGTLDHGLYYPRCSDSDHAGDIDTSKSTSGILFFLGKCLVSWQSVKQQVVALSSCKAEYIAASTAST; encoded by the coding sequence ATGAGTGACCTGGGGCCTCTCTCCTTCTACCTGGGGATCGAGGTGCACCAGGACGACTCCGGGATCACACTTCGGCAGACCGCCTACGCCAAGCGCGTCGTTGAGCTAGCTGGGCTCACCGACTGCAACCCAGCTCTCACTCCGATGGAGGAGAGGCTGAAGCTGAGCCGTGATAGCAAGGCAAAGGAGGTGGACGCTACCCAGTACCGGCGTCTTGTGGGGAGCCTTCGCTACCTCGCCCACACATGGCCGGACTTAGCGTTCTCCGTCGGCTACGTTAGTCGGTTCATGCAGCGACCGACGACGGAGCACCAGCAGGCTGTGAAGAGGATCATCCGCTATGTTGCGGGGACTCTCGACCATGGCCTCTACTACCCGAGGTGCAGTGACAGCGACCACGCCGGCGACATCGACACCAGCAAGAGCACCAGTGGGATCCTCTTCTTCCTTGGCAAGTGCCTCGTCAGCTGGCAGTCGGTCAAGCAGCAGGTGGTAGCTCTGTCCAGCTGCAAGGCCGAGTACATCGCGGCCTCCACCGCTTCGACTTAG
- the LOC112899829 gene encoding uncharacterized protein LOC112899829 isoform X3, whose product MVVRAGIYRLKLHIAGIKGQVRSCPNANPEDREKCKKAIEDSKNVKRSTILEQQEVRDAVSDDMMDIEDGSTGLDEILTSQPRAVGPMDKFTMPMDSSSLGSSRNLHQQKISEHIKKERLHKLKRYIARWMYVKGIPFNAINCDEFDQVLEAAGRFGPGAKKPYQHELREKLLHEEVEDTKKMLTDHAQEWARTGCSIMTDAWTDQKRRSIMNMCVNSCVGTSFIESKEVSAEAHTGQMIFELVDRFIEKVGEERIVQVVTDNASNNMAAKDLLYVKRPRLFWSSCATHSINLMLEAIGRMKKFKAILDSAKDLTIFIYAHHKTLSLMRKYTKKRDIIRPGVTRFASAYLTLQSLYDKKEQLRMMSQSEEWEKISHVKKSTKGVQATATLVKPMFWNGVNLCLRVFEPLVQVLRMVDGDIKPSMAWVYGDILKAKEEIRIGLGNVDKTGAALYKSIIQIVEEKMKKWLDCPVHMAAYCLNPYYSYSKPSIFDSEDVMDGFIAAIETFYHGDYDKQSQVLNDDFHKFKDKAGHFAKKVAKAGCKDYDFSPAKWWANYGTQVPTLQKFAIRILSLTSSASGCERNWSCFEGVHIPRWEDIKIFMFTSQKKIKEQADL is encoded by the exons ATGGTTGTGAGGGCTGGAATTTATAGGCTGAAGTTACATATTGCTGGCATAAAAGGGCAAGTCCGGTCATGTCCCAATGCGAATCCAGAGGATAGGGAGAAGTGCAAGAAAGCTATTGAAGATTCCAAGAATGTTAAAAGGTCTACGATATTGGAACAACAAGAGGTTAGAGATGCTGTGAGCGATGATATGATGGACATAGAAGATGGCAGCACGGGCCTTGACGAGATTCTCACCTCTCAACCACGAGCAGTTGGTCCTATGGACAAGTTCACCATGCCTATGGACTCTAGTTCTTTGGGTTCCTCAAGAAACCTCCACCAGCAAAAGATTTCTGAACATATAAAGAAAGAAAGGTTGCACAAGTTGAAGAGATATATTGCAAGGTGGATGTATGTGAAAG GAATTCCTTTCAATGCGATAAATTGTGATGAGTTTGACCAAGTGTTGGAAGCTGCTGGCCGCTTTGGGCCAGGTGCAAAGAAGCCTTACCAACATGAGCTGCGGGAGAAACTACTGCATGAGGAAGTTGAGGATACAAAGAAGATGCTTACTGATCATGCACAAGAATGGGCCAGAACAGGGTGCTCTATTATGACTGATGCATGGACAGATCAGAAGAGGAGAAGCATAATGAACATGTGTGTTAATTCTTGTGTTGGAACATCTTTTATTGAGTCAAAGGAAGTCTCAGCTGAGGCACACACAGGACAAATGATTTTTGAGCTTGTTGACAGATTTATTGAGAAAGTTGGGGAGGAAAGGATTGTTCAAGTGGTCACAGACAATGCATCAAATAACATGGCAGCAAAGGATCTGCTTTATGTCAAGAGACCTCGTTTGTTTTGGAGTTCATGTGCAACCCACAGTATTAACCTGATGCTTGAAGCAATTGGGAGGATGAAAAAGTTCAAGGCCATACTTGATTCGGCAAAAGATCTAACCATCTTTATTTATGCTCACCACAAGACTTTGTCCCTGATGAGGAAATACACAAAGAAGAGAGACATTATTAGGCCAGGTGTGACCAGATTTGCATCTGCCTATCTCACTTTGCAAAGCTTGTATGACAAGAAAGAACAACTAAGGATGATGTCCCAAAGCGAGGAATGGGAGAAAATTAGTCATGTCAAGAAAAGCACTAAAGGTGTACAAGCCACAGCCACATTGGTGAAGCCTATGTTCTGGAATGGTGTTAATCTTTGCTTGAGGGTTTTTGAACCATTAGTTCAAGTTCTTCGCATGGTTGATGGGGATATTAAACCATCAATGGCTTGGGTGTATGGTGATATTCTTAAGGCCAAGGAGGAAATAAGGATCGGCCTAGGGAATGTAGACAAGACTGGGGCTGCTTTGTACAAGAGTATCATACAAATTGTGGAGGAGAAAATGAAGAAATGGTTGGACTGTCCGGTTCATATGGCTGCATATTGTTTAAATCCTTATTATAGCTACAGCAAGCCATCCATCTTTGACAGTGAGGATGTCATGGATGGGTTTATTGCAGCTATTGAAACATTCTATCATGGTGACTACGACAAACAGAGTCAAGTGCTCAATGATGACTTTCACAAGTTTAAAGACAAAGCTGGACATTTTGCAAAAAAAGTAGCAAAAGCTGGCTGCAAGGATTACGATTTCAGTCCAG CTAAGTGGTGGGCAAATTATGGAACACAAGTTCCAACATTACAGAAATTTGCTATTAGAATCCTCTCTTTGACATCAAGTGCTTCAGGTTGTGAAAGAAATTGGAGCTGCTTTGAAGGG GTACATATCCCAAGATGGGAGGACATCAAAATCTTCATGTTTACTTCACAAAAG AAAATCAAGGAACAGGCTGATCTTTAA
- the LOC112899829 gene encoding uncharacterized protein LOC112899829 isoform X4 — protein sequence MVVRAGIYRLKLHIAGIKGQVRSCPNANPEDREKCKKAIEDSKNVKRSTILEQQEVRDAVSDDMMDIEDGSTGLDEILTSQPRAVGPMDKFTMPMDSSSLGSSRNLHQQKISEHIKKERLHKLKRYIARWMYVKGIPFNAINCDEFDQVLEAAGRFGPGAKKPYQHELREKLLHEEVEDTKKMLTDHAQEWARTGCSIMTDAWTDQKRRSIMNMCVNSCVGTSFIESKEVSAEAHTGQMIFELVDRFIEKVGEERIVQVVTDNASNNMAAKDLLYVKRPRLFWSSCATHSINLMLEAIGRMKKFKAILDSAKDLTIFIYAHHKTLSLMRKYTKKRDIIRPGVTRFASAYLTLQSLYDKKEQLRMMSQSEEWEKISHVKKSTKGVQATATLVKPMFWNGVNLCLRVFEPLVQVLRMVDGDIKPSMAWVYGDILKAKEEIRIGLGNVDKTGAALYKSIIQIVEEKMKKWLDCPVHMAAYCLNPYYSYSKPSIFDSEDVMDGFIAAIETFYHGDYDKQSQVLNDDFHKFKDKAGHFAKKVAKAGCKDYDFSPAKWWANYGTQVPTLQKFAIRILSLTSSASGCERNWSCFEGVHIPRWEDIKIFMFTSQKF from the exons ATGGTTGTGAGGGCTGGAATTTATAGGCTGAAGTTACATATTGCTGGCATAAAAGGGCAAGTCCGGTCATGTCCCAATGCGAATCCAGAGGATAGGGAGAAGTGCAAGAAAGCTATTGAAGATTCCAAGAATGTTAAAAGGTCTACGATATTGGAACAACAAGAGGTTAGAGATGCTGTGAGCGATGATATGATGGACATAGAAGATGGCAGCACGGGCCTTGACGAGATTCTCACCTCTCAACCACGAGCAGTTGGTCCTATGGACAAGTTCACCATGCCTATGGACTCTAGTTCTTTGGGTTCCTCAAGAAACCTCCACCAGCAAAAGATTTCTGAACATATAAAGAAAGAAAGGTTGCACAAGTTGAAGAGATATATTGCAAGGTGGATGTATGTGAAAG GAATTCCTTTCAATGCGATAAATTGTGATGAGTTTGACCAAGTGTTGGAAGCTGCTGGCCGCTTTGGGCCAGGTGCAAAGAAGCCTTACCAACATGAGCTGCGGGAGAAACTACTGCATGAGGAAGTTGAGGATACAAAGAAGATGCTTACTGATCATGCACAAGAATGGGCCAGAACAGGGTGCTCTATTATGACTGATGCATGGACAGATCAGAAGAGGAGAAGCATAATGAACATGTGTGTTAATTCTTGTGTTGGAACATCTTTTATTGAGTCAAAGGAAGTCTCAGCTGAGGCACACACAGGACAAATGATTTTTGAGCTTGTTGACAGATTTATTGAGAAAGTTGGGGAGGAAAGGATTGTTCAAGTGGTCACAGACAATGCATCAAATAACATGGCAGCAAAGGATCTGCTTTATGTCAAGAGACCTCGTTTGTTTTGGAGTTCATGTGCAACCCACAGTATTAACCTGATGCTTGAAGCAATTGGGAGGATGAAAAAGTTCAAGGCCATACTTGATTCGGCAAAAGATCTAACCATCTTTATTTATGCTCACCACAAGACTTTGTCCCTGATGAGGAAATACACAAAGAAGAGAGACATTATTAGGCCAGGTGTGACCAGATTTGCATCTGCCTATCTCACTTTGCAAAGCTTGTATGACAAGAAAGAACAACTAAGGATGATGTCCCAAAGCGAGGAATGGGAGAAAATTAGTCATGTCAAGAAAAGCACTAAAGGTGTACAAGCCACAGCCACATTGGTGAAGCCTATGTTCTGGAATGGTGTTAATCTTTGCTTGAGGGTTTTTGAACCATTAGTTCAAGTTCTTCGCATGGTTGATGGGGATATTAAACCATCAATGGCTTGGGTGTATGGTGATATTCTTAAGGCCAAGGAGGAAATAAGGATCGGCCTAGGGAATGTAGACAAGACTGGGGCTGCTTTGTACAAGAGTATCATACAAATTGTGGAGGAGAAAATGAAGAAATGGTTGGACTGTCCGGTTCATATGGCTGCATATTGTTTAAATCCTTATTATAGCTACAGCAAGCCATCCATCTTTGACAGTGAGGATGTCATGGATGGGTTTATTGCAGCTATTGAAACATTCTATCATGGTGACTACGACAAACAGAGTCAAGTGCTCAATGATGACTTTCACAAGTTTAAAGACAAAGCTGGACATTTTGCAAAAAAAGTAGCAAAAGCTGGCTGCAAGGATTACGATTTCAGTCCAG CTAAGTGGTGGGCAAATTATGGAACACAAGTTCCAACATTACAGAAATTTGCTATTAGAATCCTCTCTTTGACATCAAGTGCTTCAGGTTGTGAAAGAAATTGGAGCTGCTTTGAAGGG GTACATATCCCAAGATGGGAGGACATCAAAATCTTCATGTTTACTTCACAAAAG TTCTGA
- the LOC112899829 gene encoding uncharacterized protein LOC112899829 isoform X2, whose product MVVRAGIYRLKLHIAGIKGQVRSCPNANPEDREKCKKAIEDSKNVKRSTILEQQEVRDAVSDDMMDIEDGSTGLDEILTSQPRAVGPMDKFTMPMDSSSLGSSRNLHQQKISEHIKKERLHKLKRYIARWMYVKGIPFNAINCDEFDQVLEAAGRFGPGAKKPYQHELREKLLHEEVEDTKKMLTDHAQEWARTGCSIMTDAWTDQKRRSIMNMCVNSCVGTSFIESKEVSAEAHTGQMIFELVDRFIEKVGEERIVQVVTDNASNNMAAKDLLYVKRPRLFWSSCATHSINLMLEAIGRMKKFKAILDSAKDLTIFIYAHHKTLSLMRKYTKKRDIIRPGVTRFASAYLTLQSLYDKKEQLRMMSQSEEWEKISHVKKSTKGVQATATLVKPMFWNGVNLCLRVFEPLVQVLRMVDGDIKPSMAWVYGDILKAKEEIRIGLGNVDKTGAALYKSIIQIVEEKMKKWLDCPVHMAAYCLNPYYSYSKPSIFDSEDVMDGFIAAIETFYHGDYDKQSQVLNDDFHKFKDKAGHFAKKVAKAGCKDYDFSPAKWWANYGTQVPTLQKFAIRILSLTSSASGCERNWSCFEGVHIPRWEDIKIFMFTSQKVSEKLYNFSVFCYSTKPFRPFNSV is encoded by the exons ATGGTTGTGAGGGCTGGAATTTATAGGCTGAAGTTACATATTGCTGGCATAAAAGGGCAAGTCCGGTCATGTCCCAATGCGAATCCAGAGGATAGGGAGAAGTGCAAGAAAGCTATTGAAGATTCCAAGAATGTTAAAAGGTCTACGATATTGGAACAACAAGAGGTTAGAGATGCTGTGAGCGATGATATGATGGACATAGAAGATGGCAGCACGGGCCTTGACGAGATTCTCACCTCTCAACCACGAGCAGTTGGTCCTATGGACAAGTTCACCATGCCTATGGACTCTAGTTCTTTGGGTTCCTCAAGAAACCTCCACCAGCAAAAGATTTCTGAACATATAAAGAAAGAAAGGTTGCACAAGTTGAAGAGATATATTGCAAGGTGGATGTATGTGAAAG GAATTCCTTTCAATGCGATAAATTGTGATGAGTTTGACCAAGTGTTGGAAGCTGCTGGCCGCTTTGGGCCAGGTGCAAAGAAGCCTTACCAACATGAGCTGCGGGAGAAACTACTGCATGAGGAAGTTGAGGATACAAAGAAGATGCTTACTGATCATGCACAAGAATGGGCCAGAACAGGGTGCTCTATTATGACTGATGCATGGACAGATCAGAAGAGGAGAAGCATAATGAACATGTGTGTTAATTCTTGTGTTGGAACATCTTTTATTGAGTCAAAGGAAGTCTCAGCTGAGGCACACACAGGACAAATGATTTTTGAGCTTGTTGACAGATTTATTGAGAAAGTTGGGGAGGAAAGGATTGTTCAAGTGGTCACAGACAATGCATCAAATAACATGGCAGCAAAGGATCTGCTTTATGTCAAGAGACCTCGTTTGTTTTGGAGTTCATGTGCAACCCACAGTATTAACCTGATGCTTGAAGCAATTGGGAGGATGAAAAAGTTCAAGGCCATACTTGATTCGGCAAAAGATCTAACCATCTTTATTTATGCTCACCACAAGACTTTGTCCCTGATGAGGAAATACACAAAGAAGAGAGACATTATTAGGCCAGGTGTGACCAGATTTGCATCTGCCTATCTCACTTTGCAAAGCTTGTATGACAAGAAAGAACAACTAAGGATGATGTCCCAAAGCGAGGAATGGGAGAAAATTAGTCATGTCAAGAAAAGCACTAAAGGTGTACAAGCCACAGCCACATTGGTGAAGCCTATGTTCTGGAATGGTGTTAATCTTTGCTTGAGGGTTTTTGAACCATTAGTTCAAGTTCTTCGCATGGTTGATGGGGATATTAAACCATCAATGGCTTGGGTGTATGGTGATATTCTTAAGGCCAAGGAGGAAATAAGGATCGGCCTAGGGAATGTAGACAAGACTGGGGCTGCTTTGTACAAGAGTATCATACAAATTGTGGAGGAGAAAATGAAGAAATGGTTGGACTGTCCGGTTCATATGGCTGCATATTGTTTAAATCCTTATTATAGCTACAGCAAGCCATCCATCTTTGACAGTGAGGATGTCATGGATGGGTTTATTGCAGCTATTGAAACATTCTATCATGGTGACTACGACAAACAGAGTCAAGTGCTCAATGATGACTTTCACAAGTTTAAAGACAAAGCTGGACATTTTGCAAAAAAAGTAGCAAAAGCTGGCTGCAAGGATTACGATTTCAGTCCAG CTAAGTGGTGGGCAAATTATGGAACACAAGTTCCAACATTACAGAAATTTGCTATTAGAATCCTCTCTTTGACATCAAGTGCTTCAGGTTGTGAAAGAAATTGGAGCTGCTTTGAAGGG GTACATATCCCAAGATGGGAGGACATCAAAATCTTCATGTTTACTTCACAAAAGGTTAGTGAAAAGCTATACAATTTCTCTGTTTTTTGCTACAGTACCAAACCGTTTAGGCCGTTTAATTCTGTTTAA
- the LOC112899829 gene encoding uncharacterized protein LOC112899829 isoform X1, protein MGGHQNLHVYFTKVLKPRVAAGWLLDFWNGWATEILVILSLTQQVILLFFSGIRRRQGRSSKRLLLWLAYQLADSTAMYALGNLSLSSTLRQHRLVAFWAPFLLLHLAGPDNITAYSFEDNKLWRRHLLTLVVQVLGAGYVVYKHITGSGILFSLGTTLMTTVAVVKFCEKTWALRCADFSIIRESLEAEDTEQQGKCDLYLEDEPPQGGFKGKVVDKEEFLMRRAHAVFRVCKSAMVDSSENPGTYVVGILTHLKKNEMGYMWTLTEMELSLMYDILYTKAPVLHTLPGYCIRVVSPLAVVASFLLFLFYGREGNRSTDITITYVLLGSAFLMEMTSLLSALWSTWTFSFLCATQWSGLRHSALCLERWHKLRRMVLSLRRLAHSTRIAGFFRLSRRWSGTMGQYNMLEMCTARPGRLARILGYSMPAVGVPNGLKDLVVVYIEHMIESGYVNTLGMVRDKWGTEALKRWRKHIAIEDNFLGAELQEGIIIWHIATDIFLANRHNNNPEDKQRVKEVQTLSNYMMFLLVKRPDMLPGLAQNKLYQWTKRSLDTQWNDIISNGLISDPGFQPSENLASALYEKELSGPFVQKFRLSLAIKLAKILVSSTNKPNNTLQLVYEVWADFLIYTANRCSRESHAKKLNSGGEFTTLVWLMTDHLHQVDVNRHVYAAPSE, encoded by the exons ATGGGAGGACATCAAAATCTTCATGTTTACTTCACAAAAG TTCTGAAGCCGAGAGTCGCTGCTGGATGGCTGCTGGACTTTTGGAATGGATGGGCAACCGAGATCCTTGTAATCTTGAGCCTCACGCAGCAGGTTATCCTGCTCTTCTTCTCTGGGATCCGCAGGCGTCAAGGCCGCAGCTCCAAAAGGCTCCTTCTCTGGCTGGCATACCAGCTGGCCGACAGCACGGCGATGTATGCCCTTGGCAACCTCTCCCTTAGCAGCACCCTGCGCCAGCACCGGCTCGTCGCCTTCTGGGCGCCATTCTTGCTGCTGCACCTTGCTGGCCCAGACAACATCACGGCATACTCCTTTGAGGATAACAAGCTGTGGAGGCGCCATCTTCTGACTCTTGTCGTGCAGGTCCTGGGAGCCGGGTACGTCGTCTACAAGCATATCACCGGCAGTGGAATCTTGTTCTCTCTAGGCACAACCTTGATGACCACCGTTGCGGTTGTCAAGTTTTGTGAGAAGACATGGGCTCTCAGGTGTGCTGATTTCAGCATCATCCGGGAGTCTCTGGAGGCGGAGGACACGGAGCAACAAGGCAAATGTGATCTTTACCTTGAGGATGAACCACCACAGGGGGGTTTCAAAGGGAAGGTAGTCGATAAAGAGGAATTCCTGATGCGGCGTGCGCACGCTGTGTTCCGCGTCTGCAAATCTGCCATGGTGGATTCCTCGGAGAATCCAGGTACCTATGTGGTTGGCATACTTACACACCTTAAGAAGAATGAGATGGGGTATATGTGGACACTGACAGAGATGGAGCTGTCCCTGATGTATGACATCCTGTACACCAAGGCGCCCGTGCTCCACACTCTGCCTGGCTACTGCATCCGTGTTGTCTCGCCGCTCGCTGTGGTTGCTTCCTTTCTGCTGTTCCTGTTCTATGGCAGGGAGGGAAACAGAAGCACGGACATCACAATCACTTATGTCTTGTTGGGTAGTGCCTTCCTCATGGAGATGACATCGCTGCTGAGCGCACTATGGTCTACCTGGACATTCTCCTTTCTATGTGCAACCCAGTGGAGTGGTCTTCGTCACTCAGCTTTGTGCTTGGAGAGGTGGCACAAACTTCGTCGTATGGTCCTTTCTCTTCGACGGCTTGCCCACAGCACACGAATCGCTGGCTTCTTCAGGCTATCAAGGAGGTGGTCAGGCACCATGGGGCAGTACAACATGTTGGAGATGTGCACAGCAAGGCCTGGAAGGTTGGCAAGAATCCTGGGCTATAGCATGCCTGCTGTTGGTGTTCCAAATGGCCTCAAGGACTTGGTGGTCGTTTACATAGAACACATGATCGAAAGTGGTTACGTGAACACACTGGGAATGGTCAGAGATAAATGGGGCACGGAGGCACTGAAGCGCTGGAGAAAACATATTGCTATTGAAGACAATTTCCTCGGTGCTGAGCTGCAGGAGGGGATCATCATCTGGCACATTGCCACGGACATTTTCCTCGCCAACAGGCATAATAACAATCCTGAGGATAAACAACGTGTGAAGGAAGTGCAGACACTATCCAACTACATGATGTTCCTCCTCGTCAAACGGCCTGACATGCTACCGGGCCTTGCTCAGAACAAGCTGTACCAATGGACCAAGAGAAGCCTGGACACTCAATGGAATGACATCATCAGCAATGGCCTCATATCTGATCCCgggttccagccaagtgagaATCTTGCCAGCGCCCTATACGAGAAGGAGCTCTCTGGACCCTTTGTTCAGAAATTTCGTTTGTCATTGGCAATCAAACTGGCTAAAATACTGGTCAGCAGCACCAACAAGCCCAATAACACCTTGCAGCTGGTCTATGAGGTCTGGGCCGATTTTCTAATCTACACGGCCAACCGGTGCAGCAGGGAGTCCCACGCGAAGAAGCTCAACAGTGGTGGTGAATTCACAACCCTGGTATGGCTTATGACAGACCACCTTCACCAAGTAGATGTCAACCGGCATGTCTATGCTGCGCCTAGTGAATAA